The Echeneis naucrates chromosome 8, fEcheNa1.1, whole genome shotgun sequence genome has a window encoding:
- the LOC115047142 gene encoding mitochondrial import inner membrane translocase subunit tim16-like isoform X3, producing the protein MAKYLAQIIVMGAQVVGRAFARALQQEYAASQAAARARGRTGQQSAAASSITGMSLQEAQQILNISMLTPEEIQKNYEHLFKVNDKSVGGSFYLQSKVVRAKERLDEELSIQSQQQKEQPQQKTET; encoded by the exons ATG GCCAAGTATCTTGCTCAGATCATTGTGATGGGAGCTCAGGTGGTGGGACGCGCCTTTGCTCGTGCTTTACAACAAGAATATGCAG cGAGCCAAGCAGCGGCGCGAGCCAGGGGCCGCACCGGTCAGcagtctgctgctgcctccagcATCACTGGAATGAGCCTGCAAGAGGCGCAGCAAATCCTCAATATCTCCATGCTCACTCCAGAGGAGATTCAGAAG AACTACGAACACCTTTTTAAAGTTAATGACAAGTCAGTCGGTGGTTCATTTTACTTACAATCAAAA GTGGTGCGAGCTAAAGAACGTCTAGATGAGGAATTGAGTAtacaatcacaacaacaaaaggagcAGCCGCAGCAGAAAACGGAAACATGA